A region of Cryptococcus decagattii chromosome 3, complete sequence DNA encodes the following proteins:
- a CDS encoding 54S ribosomal protein L27, mitochondrial, with product MFPRPACITSAVSQVRSQLFAGPSSLASQIQVRWASKAAGGKSKNGRESAGRRLGVKRYGDQYVLPGTIIVRQRGANFHPGQNVAVGKDFTIYALQPGYVKFYQHHLPYPHLSRPDQPGPQNVPPVKRPRQFRQFVGIVRDKEDKLPRDERAVGRERRFWGWPKDKVEVAPEAAVESSAGIQA from the exons ATGTTTCCTCGCCCTGCCTGTATAACATCCGCCGTTTCCCAAGTCAGATCACAGCTTTTTGCTGGTCCTTCCT CCCTTGCTTCTCAAATCCAAGTACGATGGGCTTCAAAAGCGGCTGGTGGAAAGTCTAAGAATGGTAGAGAATCTGCCGGTAGGAGATTAGGTGTCAAGCGATATGGCG ACCAATACGTGTTGCCTGGGACTATTATTGTGCGACAGCGAGGAGCCAATTTCCACCCGGGGCAAAACGTCGCTGTGGGCAAGGACTTTACCATTTACGCTCTTCAACCAGGTTACGTCAAGTTTTACCAACATCACCTTCCTTACCCGCATCTTTCACGACCTGACCAACCTGGTCCTCAAAACGTGCCGCCCGTAAAGAGGCCGAGACAGTTTAGGCAATTTGTGGGTATTGTGAGGGATAAGGAAGATAAGTTGCCCAGAGATGAGAGGGCTGTCGGGAGGGAAAGGCGGTTCTGGGGTTGGCCCAAGGACAAGGTTGAGGTTGCGCCCGAGGCGGCTGTTGAGAGCTCTGCAGGTATCCAGGCATAA
- a CDS encoding DNA repair protein RAD51, translating to MSREQEQDPFVNQQGEEAEEEDFESLAPLLVAKLQEAGISAQDTKKLSDAGFHTVEAVAFTPKKTLCTIKGISEQKADKILAEACKMVPMGFTTATEIHSRRSELVHITTGSTGLDTILGGGIETGAITELYGEFRTGKSQLCHTLAVTCQLPVSMGGGEGKCLYIDTEGTFRPVRMLAVAERYGLDGEEVLDNIAYARAYNADHQLQLLVQASAMMAESRFSLLIVDSCTSLYRTDFSGRGELSARQMHLAKFLRTLMRLADEFGVAVVVTNQVVAQVDGGQFAVADAKKPIGGNIMAHASTTRLNLRKGRGTSRVCKIVDSPCLPEAEAIFAINPNGIGDPEELQE from the exons atGTCAAGAGAACAAGAGCAGGACCCATTTGTCAACCAGCAGGGCGAAGAGgccgaggaggaagatttCGAATCTCTGGCTCCTCTCCTGGTGGCCAAACTCCAG GAAGCGGGTATCTCTGCGCAAGATACGAAAAAACTTTCAGATGCGGGTTTCCACACTGTGGAAGCAGTAGCGTTTACACCCAAGAAGACTTTATGCACGATCAAGGGGATCAGCGAGCAAAAAGCGGACAAGATTCTTGCGGAAG CGTGTAAGATGGTGCCGATGGGGTTTACGACGGCGACAGAGATCCATTCGAGACGGTCAGAGTTGGTACATATCACGACTGGTTCGACGGGGTTGGATACGATTTTGGGAGGCGGGATCGAGACGGGTGCCATCACCGAACTTTATG GTGAATTTAGGACTGGAAAATCTCAGCTGTGTCATACGCTTGCTGTTACTTGTCAA CTTCCGGTGTCGatgggtggtggtgagGGCAAATGTCTATACATCGATACGGAAGGCACGTTCCGACCTGTCCGTATGCTTGCCGTTGCCGAACGATATGGTCTTGATGGCGAAGAGGTGCTTGATAATATCGCCTATGCGAGGGCGTACAATGCCGATCACCAGTTACAGTTATTGGTACAGGCGAGTGCCATGATGGCCGAGTCCAG GTTCTCGCTTTTGATTGTCGATTCCTGTACGTCACTCTACCGAACAGATTTCTCGGGTCGAGGAGAGCTTTCCGCCAGGCAAATGCATTTGGCAAAGTTTTTGAGAACATTGATGCGATTGGCTGATGAG TTTGGTGTGGCTGTGGTTGTCACAAATCAGGTTGTCGCCCAGGTCGATGGTGGACAGTTTGCAGTCGCCGACGCCAAGAAGCCAAT TGGTGGTAATATTATGGCTCACGCGTCGACTACTCGACTCAATTTGCGAAAGGGCCGTGGAACATCACGAGTGTGCAAGATTGTTGATAGCCCCTGTCTTCCGGAAGCCGAAGCCATCTTTGCCATCAA CCCCAATGGTATTGGAGATCCCGAAGAATTGCAAGAGTAG